The DNA region gaggctaaggcagaagaatcgcttgaacccgggaggcagaggttgcagtgagccgagatcataccactgcactccagcctgggtgacagagtgagactccatcacaaaaaaaaaaaaaaaaaaaaaaaaagaaatgcaaaatcatgAATCTCAATTTGGGGGGGTTCGGAGCCCatgaatctgtgttttaacacaCCCCCTCCATGATGCCAACACTCACTGAAGTTTGAAAAGCATTGCTGTTGGACACACTGGGGTGAGGATGGAATGGGGTATGAGATGCCACGCCCCCTTCTTGAGTTAACTACTTTCCATCTGGTTCAGGTGTTCATTATCCAACCCACCCCATCTCTTCTTGGCCTGCCTTGGAAAGGCTGTGGAAGCTGGCAGGTGCCTGAGGAGGGATAGGAGGTCttgtctcctcctccccctccccatggtgACCTGGGAGTAGCAGGTCTGGCCCCTTCCTGTTTCAGCAGAACCTGCAGATACTGTGAGAGGATAAGGAGATAAGCTCTGCTCTCCTCAGCCCTGAGCAGGGGCAGATACATGAGAGCTTTGCAAAGTGGGCCTCTCCCAGGTCAGGCAGCTTCTCTGCACCCTGGCAATGTCCTGTAGGGGCAGCTGGGAGGTCTCAAGCTGGGGTCCCAAGTACCATTCCATCCTCCCCCATCCCTTGGCCCCTTCTACTGAGATCTCTTCCCACCTCCTCTCAAGGATCTGAAACTGATAGTGAGCTGTTGGAAGCGTGCAGCACAGATGAGCCTCTGAGATAAGCACACACGATAAGAACTCACACAATCACCCTGGTCCTGTTCCATGTTCTCAGTGGCACCTGATTCAAGGTACCTAGAAGCAGCTCTTCACATGTGCAAAAGAGAAAGTAGGGGTAACTACTGAAGGAGGCGAGCTGGACTCCCAGAGAGgtaaaaacaaaatgcaacagGGACAGATGAAGAATCCTGCACTATCCAAAAAAGCCAACAGTTCATGTCCAAGATCAGAGCAAGGAGGTCCTGGGAGCAAGGGAGCCTGACAACCACGGGAACCAGACTGAGGGTTTCAATCAGATGTCCATGGGGTGGCTTGAATGCAATCTTGGCCACACTGATACAGATTATGGAGTAGGGAGGTAACAAATCCACTCAGCTGTCCATGGGGCAGTTAACCTTAGCGCCAGAAGGAGCTCTGGGCCCCACATTCTGGAAGCATTGTAGAGAACTGGTGTCTTTCCCAAAGACTTATCATGTTATGGGAGGAACAGGAGATGCTTAACCTGGATAAAAGACAATTCTGGAAAAGCTACAAGAAAACTGACTTCAAATATTTGAGAGAGCTCTGAGCGAAAGACAGAGCAGCTTGGATCCTTGGAGCACAATGAAGATTAGCGGAGGCCCAATTGCACCTCCATCCATCTGGGTCCTGCCTTCACTCCTGCCATGCTCAGCAACATCCTGGTTGCCAATGACACCCCAGACTGAGTCAGCCCCATGTCCCAGTCCTGGGCCTGGTGCAGGTGGAGGTTTAGGGCTTAGAGTCAAGAAGCCCTGAGCTCCAGACCTCACCCTGCACCCTCTTCTTGTGTCACCCTGGCCCTGAAGCACAGCCTCTCTGGGAGTGGGATTTCCTGGTCAGTAAAATGAGGACGATCACTCCAGCCCTGTAAGGTCATAATGAggatccattcattcaacaaacacataTCAAGCACCATGCTCCTGCTGAAAATCACCCTCCCGAACCGGAGGCTGGTCAgtaaaatcaaaaaaacaaaatgtgtttgttaaattggccaggctggtcttgaactcccggcatccagtgatccacctgcctcaacctcccaaagtactaggattacagatgtgagccactgcacccagcctctcagtttctttatctgtaaaatgggagtaataacaACTGCACCTGCCTCACAGGATTATTGGGAGAAGCATGAAGACATGGATTTGTACTTGCAGAGTGCTTGAAACACGCATGGTAAGTGCTCAGTTAACGCTGCCATGACCGCCAGGGGCCCTTTCCCTGTCCTTCTCTCAGAGTTGGCTTCTGGAGAAACCCAGCCTGAAACACTGGGGCAAGCAGTGATTGGTCCAGGCATTGTTTCAAGCACTCTGCAagtacaccaccacaccaggctcttCTGAACATTTCAGGAGTCTCCTCTGGGCCTCTGCATACCACATATAATGACAATGACAAACTGAGCTCAGGTGGGAGTAGGGGGTTCTGGGCCAGAGTCCACCTGATGCTGACAAAGTGCCTCCAAGTGTCTGGGGACCCACCCAAAGGCCTCTTCTAAAACACATCTCCCTCTCTCTGGTGAAAACCTGAGATCACCCTCTGAAGTATCTCAGGCAAGGCTAGGTGTTGAACAGAGAGCCTTGGGGACCCAGGTTCCTGATATCTGGGAACTGTCAGACCCTCTCAACCGCAGTACCCCTTTAGCTGAGGGGAGGTCAATGACTCAGAGGAGAACACCTGATCCCTATCTTCCGTCCATCTGCCAGCGCTTGGTTTCCGTCAGTCAGCAGATCTCAGGTTACATAAATAGCTGGTATTGCTGATTCGGCACATTCTGCACGATGGTGTGTGCCAGGTGGTACCCAGCACCTCCCAGCACACAGACCAGGATCAGGGTGAGGAATAGGTGAGCAGGGCCCACATGGGGGCAGCTGCAAGGCAGCTAAGCATGCCACCTCTGGAACCACAATCCTGGCTCCTGAATGTGTCGCTGTCTGATTTGGGGCAAGCACCTTAGCCTTCCCACGCCTGTCTccttgcctgggcaacaggcagaTTTACTGGTAAGAGTTGtggctctggaatcagacagtCTACGTATGGATTTTGCTTCCACCACTTACTTGTTGTGTGACCTTTACAAGTGtctcagcctctctgtgcctcagtcttttcgtttctttttttctttcttttttttttttttttttttttttgagacagagtcttgctctgtcgcccaggttggagtgcagtggcatgatctcggttcactgcaacctctacctcccaggttcaagcaattctcctgcctcagcctcctgagtagctgggactagaggtgcctgccaccacgcccagctaatttttgtactttcagtagagatggggttttggcatgttggccaggctggtcttgaactcttggccaccagtgatccgcctgcctcggcctcccaaagtactgggattacagatgtgagccaccacacccagcctctcagtctctttatctgtaaaatgggagtaataacaACTGCACCTGCCTCACAGGATTGTTGGGAGAAGTATTAAGAAATGGATTTGTACTTGCAGAGTGCTTGAAACAATGCCTGGACCAGTCATGGCTGGCACCAGTGTTTCAGGCTAGGTTTCTCCAGAAGCCAACTCTGAGAAGAGGATTAAGTACAATATTTATCTCCTCTGAAAATGACCCCAGCAAGCATCTATAAGAAAATGGGGAAATGAGACAGGGATGAAGACAAAAGAGGGTGCATGAGCAGGTTACCTTTGTGGGGAATACGAGTTCAATCCTGCTGGGGGTCTCTGGGGGCTGCAGAGAAGCCCCTCAGTATCCTACCACCCAAAGGCAAGAAAGCTGGGATGTAGAAagctgcaataaaaaaaaaagcaaaggagcggccagacacagtggctcatgcctgtaatcccaacactttgggaggctgaggcaggaggatcacttgagcccaggagttcaagaccagcctgagcaacacagggagacccccgtctccgcaaaaaataaaaatagcccggcatggtggcatgagcctgtggtgccagctactcaggaggctcaggaggATTCCCTGGGgccttggaggtcaaggctgcagtgagctgtgattgtgccactgtactccagcctggacaacagagcaagaccctgtctcaaaaataataatttttaaaagaaagcaaaggagtGTAAGGGGACAGGGTCCCAACAGcgaccaccacaccaggctcttCTGAAAATTTCAGGAGTCTCCTCCAGGCCTGTGCATACCATGTATAATGACAATGACAAACCGAGCTCAGGTGGGAGTAGGGGGTTCTGGGCCAGAGCCCACCTGATGCTGAGGTTGACAAAGTGCCTCCAAATGTCTAGGGGACACCCAAAGGTCTCTGAGAAACATCTCCCTCTATCTGGTGAAAACCTGAGATCACCCTCTGAGGTATTTCAGGCTAGACTAGGATATGATCCAGTCGGCACTGGAGAGTGATCCCTCCAGCTGGGGACAAGAGCTTAGGAGGCAGGGCAAGCCTAGGGGGACTGGAGCAGGGCAGAGGGGCATACAGTCTCCTCCAGCACCCTGGCAATGCCTGCCAGGCTTGGTTCTGAGTGTCGGATCATTGGGATCTCTAGGCAGGTGCAGGGCATTTAAGGAACTGAATGGAACTCACTCCTCTGACAGCTGCGGGGTGGAAGAGCTGGGCGAGGAGGTGTCCCAGCTGCTTCTCCTGTGGACAGCTGCATGGCAGGGGAGGAGTAGCAAGGCAGGCGAAGTCCCCCTGCAGGGGTCTCCTTAGCTCGGGAACATGAGGAAGTTGAGGACACTCTGACCCCTGATATCCTTGGACAATTTCCCAGGCCCTCTCGCAAGCCCCCAGCTGGAGAAACAATGGAATGGTTTCAAAAGAAACCACTGGAATGTTGGACAGGGGCCCTGGGACCTCTAATAGCCAACCCCAGGCAGTCCCAATAATTACGCAActgggccacttccaagatgtTCTTCCTAAGAAGCATGCTGTAAGTAAATCAAAGCCTCACTCCTAGGTCTCACAGGAAGGTCTACACAGCCCGACATTTCCCAATCCCACATCCCGAAAGTCTTTTCTAGGCCCTGGGAGGTCCAGAAGGCAACACCTGCTCACTGTGCTCACTGGTGAGGTCCCAAAGTGCTTAGTAAGCAAAGTACATTTACAGTTGAATagcaagggaagggaggggaggagaggcaggTTGACACATGGGCAAAAACCACTGTCTGGGCTGAAAGGAAGATCAGAGATGATCCAACCTGTTTCTAGAACTGGGGCAGAAGAAGAGGGACGTGGGAGCGTACGCAGCTGGCTGAGGGCCCAGGTGAGCCACAGGACAAAGGTGCTGCATCTTATTGGTACCTCAGCTTCACTCATAGACGTTGAAAAGGCTGAAAAGGGAGAGCCATGGATTATATACGGAAGCACAGGACGGGAGAAGCAAGAGTGTGAACAATTAACACAGAAAAGACCGATCTTCCACCTCCACGACCCCCAGGTAGCATTCCCTCAGGCTGCTGGGAGAAGGACTCCGACAGGGTCATTTGGGATGCACGAAGCTAGTGCAAAATGACCCATaccacaaatgagaaaacaggcccAAGGAGGGCAGGACCCTGCCCAATGCACCGGAGTTGGCCACAAAACTTCCATCGGGCCTTGCCTAAGGCTCCTCGGACCTTTTTTCAACTCTGTTCTCTCCCTGAAATGGGTCCTCCCACTTTCCCTTTTCTACTTGCTCGCTCTTCTTTTCCCGGGAAACTTTGCAAGAAAGGCAAAAGCGAATCCTAGAAAAAAGACTGGCTCATCAATCACTTAACGAAGCCCGCGCGAATTGCGCATGCGCTTGCCGAGCCCCATCCCACCCCCCGCCCCAGTCCCGCCTCTGCCCTCCTCACCAACACAGCCGCCTCAGCAACAGCCCTTCCTGCGCGTCACGGACGTGGCGACTCATGACGTCATAGGAAGGCGCCGGTTGTCGGCGGGGTCTGCACGTGTACAGGGGTGTGGAAACTTACCCGCTGAGGCATGGATACACCGCTAAGGCGCAGCCGACGGCTGGGAGGCCTGAGGCCCGAATCCCCCGAGAGCCTCACTTCAGTTTCGCGGGTGAGACGGGCCCTTGTGGAGTTCCAGTCGAACCCAGAAGAAACGAGGGAACCCGGGTCTCCTCCAAGTGTGCAGCAAGCTGGCCTGGGGTCCACGGAAAGACCGCCGGAGACAAGCCCAGGATCACCCCATCTGCAGCAGGGTGCAGGCTTGGAGTCCCCCCAAGTGCAGCcagagccaggcccagggtccccccAGCGTCAGCAAGACGTACACCTGGAGTCGCCTCAAAGACAGCCGGAGTCCCGTCCTGAATCCCCACGATGTCAGCCGAAGCCAAGTGAGGAGGCATCAAAGTGTTCTCAGGACCAGGGAGTACTGGCCTCGGAATTGGCCCAGAGTAAGGAGGAGCTGACCCCGGGAGCCCCCCAGCATCAGCTACCGCCGGGCCCAGGATCACCAGAGCCTTACCCCGGTCAGCAAGCTCCCGGTCCGGAGCCCTCTCAGCCACTACTGGAGCTGACACCCAAGGCACCTGGCTCCCCGCGGGGTCAGCATGAGCCGAGCAAGCCACCTCCAGCTGGGGAGATGGTGACAGGCGGCTTCGGGGCAAAGAAGCGAAAAGATTCTTCATCCCAGGCCCCAGCGTCCAAGAAGTTGAACAAAGAGGAGCTTCCTGTAATCCCGAAGGGGAAGCCCAAATCGGGGCGAGTTTGGAAGGACCGCTCCAAGAAAAGGTGAAGTAGGGGACAGCTTGGACAGGGGTGGCGTTCTCTATGGTGTTGGGACCCCGCCTTTGCCCTGCTGCAGCCTGGAGAATAGCCCCAGGGTTAGAGAGAGCTCACGTTAGTGAGGGTGTCAGCAAACAGGTAATTACAATCAGAATGTGGTAAAATGACCTGGGATCCCGGAGGGGTGGGGCCAGGCCCTCATAGATCAATTTCTCTGATGCTTTTCCTCTTCGGGGTCCCTATGGGCCTCTCTTGTAGCACCTCAGTTGCGTATTCGTTCAACAGACATTTACCGTTTTCTACCCTCTCTAGTGAGGGAGGCAGAAGCAAGTAAACCAGCCATTACTTGATCAAAGCAGTGAAGTCTTCATCCAACATAGTCTGTTACAGTTACTTGCCTTTAAGATGAAAAGTATTACTGAGCACTGATTATATACAGCCTTTCAAACATGGAACAGCATGTATCATCACACTTAATCTGCACATCAGCCCTGTGAAGCAGATGGTGGTATTCCTGTTTTTTGTGCGAGGAAACCGAGGCTAAATAAGTGGTAGGTACAGGATCTGAGCACAGATCTGATTCCGAAGCTTGTGTGCAAAACCCCTTTGCCCAATCCCTGTAGATCCACCTTGAATTGGATTGCAACCTTCTTAAGGGGCAGGCACGAgatctttcttgtctttctggcCCAAGagcatagtaaatgctcaatgcTTATTTAAGGAAGGAACGAAGTGGCTCGTCTGAAGAAGGAAGAGTTTAGGCTGCCGTGAAGGAGAGGTGTGGGGTTCAGTTCCAATTCAAGCTAATGGGAACCACAGGGAGAGTCAGGGATACATGCCTGTGAGGGGCCATGAGGAAGGTGGGTGTTTTTAGGGAAGAAGCTGACTCTGTGCCAGGCTTCATGCTAGGCCCTTTGCTTATACCTTTAAAACCCTAGGCTGTGGGTATTATCCCCCCACCCCTGATTAaacagaagaaactgaggcttacagagtAATTTATTGCAAGTCTCCCATGAGAGAGACTTTGAAGCTAGAGTGACTAGCTGTTGGAGAAGTGGATGATGGCACTACCCCTCTGCCCTGTCCCAGCGGGTCACAGGAGAATGGCTGGGCCATTGATGGCCATGTGGAACTGGAGGAGGCTGGTCCAGGTGGGAAGAGGGTGATGAGCAAGTTGAGCGAGTGAAGCTTGGGTCCTGGTACTCACGCTGCAGGTGGGGAGATGGGCTTGCTAAGCTCGAGGGGGCTGGGCCCATGCACAggtgaggagaagggaggggccCGCACAAGACACAGAATCAGCAGCTGGAGCAGAGTAGGAGGCCATAGATCACTTGACCAAGAAGTCTGGAGAGAGAGTTTGTGGTCCCAGCTCCCTGCCCAACTGCAGACCCTTCCTGACTCGCTGTTGCTCACTCAGAGCACGCACTCCAGCCTCCTTAATGAGGCCGGCAGGCccaccctcctctcccctccatcACTAGAGCTTCCACACCGACGTCCCCTCCATGTTTCCCCTGTGCGTGACGCTTCCTCCTTCCTCAGCGCCTTCACACGTGCTGTTCCCACTGTTTGAAAGGCTCTTCCTTTGGCCAATCCCCCACTCATGTTTCAGggctcagctcaaatgtcacctcctctgaaAAGCCTCTCTGGCTTATCTAACTAGGGTTAAGTCCCCATGCTTTATGTTATCATCGTGTGCTGTCCTTCTCTTTTGTAACACCTCCATTTGCACAAGTGCTTATTTATTTCCGTGATTCTTATTGACTGCCTGTTATCCTTTAAACCAGAGGCTCCATGAGAGTGTGAGAGTGAGAGTGTGAGAGGTTGGCTTGgtaggttttgccatattggccaggctggtctccaactcctggactcatgtgatccgcccaccttggcctcccaaagtgctgggattacaagcatgagccaccacatccagtcttGGCGGGGAAGATTCTGAATCATTACCCAGAACTCTAACCACTCACACTGCTCTGAAATGGAATGGGCCGCCTCCAGAGGGGGTGAGCGCCCGACCTCCAGAGGCATTGACATCCGGGCCAAATGCGCTTGGCGGAAGCAGCAGAACTTTACAGCAGGGGGTGCGTAGCCTGGACTCTGCAGTCGCTGACAGGGTTCGAGTCCTGACTGCCACTTAGGAACAAGGTATCTTTAGTCAGCTATTTAACCTCTCCACACCTTGGCCTGCTCCTCCGTAAGTGGAGAAGATAGGAGTACCCACCTCAGAGGCATGTAGCCAAGACCTGAGAAATGGCAGCCAGCACAATCAGGGTTCCCTCCCACCCCAAGTCTCTGCAGACCTGGAGGGCCGCCTGTCGGGCCATCAAGGAGGTGGTTCTGCCTGGCCTCTGTGGAAGAAGGTCCAGAGCCTGCGGCTGAGAAGAGACAGGGCATGGGTGGCGCTCGCCCCACAGACCCTGTACGCACCCACTCTCCCCCGTTCAGATTCTCCCAGATGCTTCAGGACAAGCCCCTGCGCACATCGTGGCAGCGGAAGATGAAGGAACGGCAGGAGAGGAAGCTGGCCAAGGACTTTGCCCGTCacctggaggaggagaaggagaggcgCCGCCAGGTGAGGGGCCAGCCAGGCTGAGCTGGTGTCTGCTGGTACAACCTGAGGCGGGAGCTGAGGGAGGGTGCCTGGGGGAGGCCAGCTTGGTTAAGAAACGTTCTTGAATCTGAAGGCCCCAGGGAGGAAGGGCACCTGGCCAGAAGCAGAATTGCAGTCTGGGACCACAGGGCAGGGAGGCCCAGGGGACCATCCAGTTTAGCCTGGGCTGCTGAAAGAGCCTCAGGGACAGGGATGGAGGGGGAGGACCAGAAGCAGGCCATGgggagaggcccaggaggaagccCTGGGTGGTAGGGCAATTAGTGAGTTGGGGTCCAGGGCCTTTTGCTGGAACCTACTCAGTTGGGAAGGGCTTGCAGATTGGAAATCCATGTCCCCGGTATGGCTGCTGTCATTCTCCAAGAAGCAGCCCACACACCAGCAACACAGATGGCCCCCGCACCTTTCCTCCACTTCTGTCCCCTGTCACCCATCCCAGTGCCAGGAAGCCCCTGTAAAGGGTCACAGCCTCACCCACATCTCCCAGGAACTTTTcagcggggggtgggggtggggggaagaggcCATGCTTAGCAGGCAGCATGCAGAGAAAGCGGAGTGGCATTGGTCAGCACCTGCCCCCCAGGGCAGAGACATCAGTGAGAGGTTCTTCCTCCACTCCTCTAATGACCCCAGGGGTGTAGGAGGAGTGCTGGACGGGATTCAGACAACTCATCCCTAGCCCGTGGTCCCAGCCTGGCCACTGAGGAAAGCGGTGGGCCAGTCACTCAGTCATCTGTCCCCTGCTTTAAGTCACCCCAGCTCAGCTTACAGCTGACATCCGAGGAACGGTGTGTCTGCCACTGTATGCTGAGGCCTTATCTCTTCCTGTGTGGCCCTGGCTCCCTCTTGGGCAAGACAGAGCTGCCGTCTCACTTCTCATGGTCCTCTGCAAAGGTGCTCCTGCCCAGCCCAGGCCTGCCTTGACCACAAGAGGCCAAGGCtcacttctccttcctcccccagGGCCTAGGCCACCCCTGCTACCCCAAGTCACCAAAGCCAGCAGAGACCCCTAACCATGCAGCAACCTTGGAGCTGACATCCCCACCCTGGCCTTGCCGAGGGACACAGTCAGCATGGCCAGAGAGCACTGGGCTTCCCCTCCCAAGACAGACTCCATCGAGAGTCTCAGTGTGCCCAAGGAGCTAGGGGCTGCTCCAAGCCCTGCACGTGCATTCCCTCATTGATTTCTCAAAACTATCTTACAAGGTAGATACTGTGGTCACTGTCACTTTAAagatggagaagctgaggcacagactTTGCTAAGGTCATCTGTTTAGGAAATAACGGgatcagccaggtgcggtggctcaagcctgtaatcccagcactttgggaggccgagacgggcggatcacgagatcaggagatcgagaccatcctggctaacacggtgaaaccccatctctactaaaaaatacaaaaaaaaaaaactagccgggcgaggtggcgggcgtctgtagtcccagctactcgggaggctgaggcaggagaatggcgtaaacccgggaggtggagcttgcagtgagctgagatccatccactgcactccagcccaggcaacagagcgagactccatctcaaaaaaaaaaaggaaataacaggatcaagatttgaacccagcccAGATAGCTCCAAAGCCTTTTCTGTACAGtgcagcccctccccagccccacaccTGCAAAAATCTCAGGGACCCAGCCCTCACCCCTGACCTGGCATTCTGCAGCAGCGGGACTCCAGGGGAAGAGGGGGAGACCGTCCAAGAGGGTGGGAATGGGGGAAGGGCCAGCACCCCTTTCTCCCTTGGCAGTTGATGAGAGTGGCCCAAGGGACCACTGTCTCTGCATGTGCGTGAATCTCTAGGTGGGCACCTCCATGTCTCAGCCCCTGTTCTCAGTTGCCTGTCCCGTACCCACCTCCCAACGTGCTGTCAGGAGCTTCCACCACAGTGGGCCCCTGGCACTAGACCGTGGCACAGGATTGCTCCCGCTGGCCCTCCATCCACACATCACCAACCTGGAGCCTGGGTTAGAGGGCCTTTCCCCTTCTGGGAATTCTGCCTGCTCGCACTCTTCTGGGGCCTGAGAGACCAGGGCCACCTCCACTCCCCGACTCAAATCCCCTTCTCCTGCATGTTCTAGGAGAAGAAACAGCGCCGGGCCGAGAACCTGAAACGCCGCCTGGAGAATGAGCAGAAGGCAGAAGTCGTCCAAGTGGTGAGTGTCTCGTTTTCCCCCCCTTGCCTTTCTGCCCCGCTTGGGGGTGCAAACCAGGGCCTCGACCCCTGCCTCATGTGTCACCACTGTCGTGCTGTGATCTCAGGCCCCTGTGGAGTGGCCTTCCTCTCCCCTGGGAATTTGGACCAAGGCTGCAGCCACACTAATGCCCTCCCCTCATACCATCCCCAGATCCGAAACCCCGCCAAGCTCAAGCGGGCAAAGAAGAAGCAGCTGCGCTCCATTGAGAAGCGGGACACCCTGGCCCTGCTGCAGAAGCAGCCGCCCCAGCGGCTGGCAGCCAAGATCTGAGCTCAGGACAGCCCGAGGCCTTCCATGGCCAACAATCATGTCAGACACAGCACCTCAGGCCGCTGCTCAGACGCCTCTGCTGGAGCCAGCACTCCAACCCCGTGGCTGCAGAACAGGGACCCCACCCCGACCGGGGCTCCTCAGCCTTTGAAGGCTTCCAGGCAGGTCTGTGTGGGACAGAAGCCCAGAGGGGACCTGGGACCTGGGACCTGGCAGAGATGGGGGCGGGAAGAGATTCAGCCCccatccctccttcctctccttctccaagTGCCTTCAAACCAAGAACAGCAATTCTTCTGGTTCCTCAGTGAGCTGGTGGCTGGCAGGTGACTCCCCCAGCGGTGTATGCCCTTTCTCAGCATGCTAGGTTCATCCCAGGCCTGGAGGCTGGCAGTTGGGAATCCAGCTTTCCCCACACCTTCCCAAAGACTGCTCTGAGCACCTCCACACCCCACTGGCTCTGTCCCCGGCAAGCTGAATCCGGCTCCTTTCCACTTTTCAACACTGAAAGATTAAAATGGGGGGGTTGCGGGGAGCAGAGTTTTCCCTCAGTACCTCCTTTCCCAAACCAGACTCTGCAGAAGCCCCAGAGAATCTGACTAAGTCATGCCTGTCCAGTCTACagcaaaatgtttattgagtgcctgttgCATACAGGCACAATCCTAGGCACCAGCAAATACAGACAATAGaccaaagtccctgccctcaaggagctttcaTTCTAATGGAGAGGAAACATAGTAAACAAAATGCACCACGTGTCCGATGGGGGAAGTGCTATGAGTAAAGGGAGAAGGGATGGGAGGGAGCAGGGGTGAGGTGTCAACACAGGGTGGCTGTGCAGCTAGCTGGGCACCTCACTGTTTCCTTTGCTCAACACCTGCTGTGGACCAGGCCTTCAGTGACCCTGGCTTTGGTGGCAGAAAAAACACAGGACCAAGATCTCAAGAGTTTCTCATCTGCTTCTTCCACTGACATTTCATCCACCAAGTAGAATTCACTGGCACCAGTTTTTCAGTCCCTGGGCTGCAGAGCTCAAACCCAGCAGTCTCTGACCCCAAGTCCATGGCAGATGGAGGAATGAGACGCGGTGCAGTGGAAGTGGTAGGTCAGAAATGCAAGTTACCCCTCCTACCCACAAATGGGAAATGGTAGCTGCCCAGCCCCATGCAGCCTGGAGGCGGGGGCTGCACAGATCTTGGGATTACCAGTGCCCAGAGGATACCCAGTGGTATCCCACAGAATACCACACCTGCAGGGAGGCTGGTCAGCTCAGCTAAGAAATGACATGTGCTGTAGTCTCGGAGTTGCTGTGCCCATTCAAATTCTAAAGACCGAAGACTTTTAGTCATTTCCCCTGTTGGATTTGATTAGCCCCAGGTTTCCT from Rhinopithecus roxellana isolate Shanxi Qingling chromosome 15, ASM756505v1, whole genome shotgun sequence includes:
- the CCDC86 gene encoding coiled-coil domain-containing protein 86 → MDTPLRRSRRLGGLRPESPESLTSVSRVRRALVEFQSNPEETREPGSPPSVQQAGLGSTERPPETSPGSPHLQQGAGLESPQVQPEPGPGSPQRQQDVHLESPQRQPESRPESPRCQPKPSEEASKCSQDQGVLASELAQSKEELTPGAPQHQLPPGPGSPEPYPGQQAPGPEPSQPLLELTPKAPGSPRGQHEPSKPPPAGEMVTGGFGAKKRKDSSSQAPASKKLNKEELPVIPKGKPKSGRVWKDRSKKRFSQMLQDKPLRTSWQRKMKERQERKLAKDFARHLEEEKERRRQEKKQRRAENLKRRLENEQKAEVVQVIRNPAKLKRAKKKQLRSIEKRDTLALLQKQPPQRLAAKI